A region of Paenibacillus thiaminolyticus DNA encodes the following proteins:
- a CDS encoding FAD-dependent oxidoreductase: MTQRQLEWEADLVIIGGSMGGCAAALAACRLGKTVLLTEETARIGGQLTSQLVPPDEHPWIEQFGCTDTYRQFRHAVRRYYREHLPLNAKARSDERLNPGNGIVSRLCHDPRVALHVLESMLFPYVHSGRLVIRTGCRPIGAEVEGDRIRAVTVRDAQGDEYVCTGAYFLDATECGDLLALSGAEYVTGAESQRETGEPHAVPGPAEPQNMQGITYCFAAEYAEGEDHTIEKPERYDFWRQYQPSFWPDRLLSWTGVQPATLKPVQYSLFREPGAFPLFHYRQITEPALYDPASGAVPNPVTIVNWPENDYWLGSVIDVSEAERERHLQDAKQLSLSLLYWLQTEAPRSDGSSGYPGLRLRYDIAGTVDGMAMYPYIRESRRIRAEFTVLEQHVSTEYRAGQPAEPFADSVGLGCYRIDLHPSTGGNNYIDISSLPFQIPLGSLLPVRMDNLLPACKNIGTTHITNGCYRLHPVEWNIGEAAGALAAYALDHGIAPRAVRSGPDHLAAYQRQLQQLGVELQWPSIYPV, from the coding sequence ATGACACAGCGACAGCTTGAATGGGAAGCCGATCTCGTCATCATCGGCGGCAGCATGGGAGGATGCGCCGCGGCGCTGGCCGCCTGCCGCTTGGGCAAGACGGTGCTGCTTACGGAAGAGACCGCCCGCATCGGCGGCCAGTTGACCAGCCAGCTCGTCCCGCCGGACGAGCATCCATGGATTGAGCAATTCGGATGCACGGATACATACCGCCAGTTCCGCCATGCGGTGAGACGGTACTACCGGGAGCATTTGCCGCTGAATGCGAAGGCGCGCTCCGACGAACGGCTGAATCCCGGGAACGGCATTGTGAGCCGCCTCTGTCACGATCCGCGCGTCGCGCTGCATGTGCTGGAATCGATGCTGTTCCCATATGTGCACAGCGGGCGTCTTGTCATCCGCACAGGCTGCCGCCCGATCGGCGCCGAGGTCGAGGGCGACCGCATTCGCGCCGTTACGGTACGGGATGCGCAGGGAGACGAATATGTTTGCACGGGGGCCTATTTTCTCGATGCGACCGAATGCGGCGATCTGCTTGCCCTATCCGGGGCCGAATACGTTACCGGCGCGGAATCGCAGCGCGAGACCGGCGAGCCGCATGCCGTTCCCGGACCGGCCGAGCCGCAAAATATGCAAGGCATTACGTACTGCTTCGCCGCCGAGTATGCCGAAGGAGAAGACCATACGATCGAGAAGCCGGAACGCTACGATTTCTGGCGCCAGTATCAGCCATCCTTCTGGCCCGATCGCCTGCTGAGCTGGACCGGCGTCCAACCGGCCACCTTGAAGCCGGTGCAATATTCGCTCTTTCGCGAGCCCGGAGCCTTCCCGCTGTTCCATTACCGCCAGATCACCGAGCCGGCCCTGTATGATCCGGCATCCGGGGCCGTTCCGAACCCCGTCACGATCGTGAACTGGCCGGAGAACGACTATTGGCTCGGCTCCGTGATCGATGTAAGCGAGGCGGAACGCGAACGCCATCTTCAGGACGCGAAGCAGCTCAGCCTGTCGCTGCTGTACTGGCTGCAGACGGAAGCGCCGCGAAGCGACGGCAGCTCCGGTTATCCGGGCTTGCGGCTCCGGTACGATATTGCCGGCACCGTAGACGGCATGGCAATGTATCCTTATATCCGGGAATCGAGACGCATCCGGGCCGAGTTCACCGTCCTGGAGCAGCATGTCTCCACCGAATACCGCGCGGGCCAACCGGCCGAACCGTTCGCGGACTCGGTCGGACTCGGCTGCTACCGCATCGATCTTCATCCTTCGACAGGCGGGAACAACTATATCGACATATCATCCTTGCCGTTCCAGATTCCGCTGGGCAGCCTCCTGCCTGTGCGGATGGACAATCTGCTGCCGGCGTGCAAGAATATCGGCACCACCCATATCACCAACGGCTGCTACCGCTTGCACCCGGTGGAATGGAACATCGGCGAAGCGGCCGGCGCGCTGGCAGCATACGCCCTCGACCACGGGATCGCGCCGCGCGCGGTGCGAAGCGGCCCGGATCATCTGGCGGCATACCAGCGCCAGCTGCAGCAGCTCGGGGTGGAGCTGCAGTGGCCGTCCATTTACCCCGTATAA
- a CDS encoding right-handed parallel beta-helix repeat-containing protein: protein MYKPGTIALLLLLCSAMLHEQPVSAKAEEARKSTVQPVHSIDLARWGIRNDGTQPAQTTKGINDALAWAGKAGITAVSLPPGKYTIDKNSRINMVSNMTFQLTPDVILQKEPNDKERYDLMYIGYGVHDVTLLGGTYQGDKDMHDYSKKDHPDSKGTHEGGYGILLEGAERVTIDGVKAVNFTGDGLMLSAHGTNTGVLDAKSFVRGGIDSKGKPIRDLKKIRTKSMQPLSHEIFQKEGYFELANFQGLPPNFDIYFYESNGAFVEKRSAKMRENMVIPQGAAFYHVVFHQPSAAGAYVQVWNRVPTSDSVVKNSEFAFNRRQGITVGGTRNVTIMDNILHDMKGTAPQSGIDVEGGFFENGNWNSDVTIKRNRFYNNAAYDLILYDGQGAHVEENYFGSTNKFGLAVSAPFADAVIVNNHFDGSKIVAENDAVFTGNKMNDSIASFLGPNIQVNGMTLTDAVFRVDGKEKFGVKVSELTIYNNKKRESGLIVNGMPSEFRNVKIIGESTLRVITGNAPGGSVFHNLEVLEYNSTYGLSLPPGTYTDCRFETADTGTFGAVFINTAGKYAFNNCTFVSASMATNNVIANHTELDLSIKNSIFEVQGTAPAIRVQAVKKFVFENNLVNAFYLDNSDIELIKINDYSKRQLKATVRSAAIRGNMIRSNMPAAGISTINAGIGAPVYTVENNILHTAKLALKPNDKSQNNQVE from the coding sequence ATGTACAAACCCGGAACGATAGCACTTCTGTTGTTGTTATGCTCTGCTATGCTCCATGAACAGCCGGTGTCCGCCAAAGCGGAAGAGGCTCGGAAGAGTACGGTGCAGCCGGTGCATAGCATTGATCTGGCAAGATGGGGAATTCGCAATGACGGGACGCAACCGGCACAGACGACAAAGGGGATTAACGATGCGCTGGCATGGGCGGGTAAAGCGGGCATAACGGCCGTGTCGCTGCCTCCAGGAAAGTACACTATCGATAAAAACAGCCGGATTAACATGGTCAGCAACATGACTTTTCAACTTACGCCTGATGTTATTTTGCAGAAGGAGCCCAATGATAAAGAAAGATATGATCTGATGTATATCGGGTACGGTGTTCACGATGTGACGCTGCTCGGCGGGACATATCAGGGCGACAAAGACATGCATGATTACTCCAAAAAGGATCATCCGGATAGTAAAGGGACACATGAAGGGGGATATGGCATCCTGCTTGAAGGGGCCGAGCGCGTAACGATCGATGGGGTGAAAGCGGTTAACTTCACGGGAGACGGGCTTATGCTGAGTGCCCATGGAACCAACACCGGGGTGCTGGACGCCAAATCCTTTGTTAGGGGCGGGATCGACAGCAAAGGCAAGCCGATCAGAGATTTGAAAAAAATCAGAACCAAGTCGATGCAACCCCTCTCCCATGAGATATTTCAGAAGGAAGGTTATTTTGAACTGGCCAATTTCCAAGGATTACCCCCAAACTTTGACATCTATTTCTATGAGTCCAACGGGGCCTTTGTGGAAAAGCGCTCGGCAAAGATGAGAGAGAACATGGTCATTCCCCAAGGAGCCGCCTTTTATCATGTGGTGTTTCATCAACCATCCGCGGCCGGCGCTTATGTCCAGGTGTGGAACCGGGTTCCCACGTCGGATTCCGTTGTCAAAAACTCCGAATTTGCCTTCAATCGAAGACAGGGCATTACGGTGGGCGGAACCCGCAACGTAACCATTATGGATAATATTCTGCATGACATGAAAGGAACGGCTCCTCAATCAGGGATTGATGTGGAGGGGGGCTTTTTCGAGAATGGAAACTGGAACTCGGACGTTACGATCAAGCGAAACCGTTTCTACAACAACGCAGCTTATGATCTTATTTTGTACGATGGGCAAGGGGCCCATGTCGAGGAGAATTACTTTGGTTCCACCAACAAGTTCGGTCTTGCCGTCTCTGCTCCTTTTGCGGACGCGGTCATTGTCAACAATCATTTTGACGGTTCCAAGATTGTAGCGGAGAATGACGCCGTATTCACAGGGAACAAGATGAATGATTCCATTGCCAGTTTTCTGGGACCGAACATTCAGGTGAACGGCATGACGCTGACGGATGCCGTATTCCGAGTGGACGGCAAGGAGAAATTCGGGGTGAAGGTGTCCGAACTTACGATTTACAATAACAAGAAGAGGGAGTCCGGGTTGATCGTTAACGGCATGCCCAGTGAGTTCAGGAACGTGAAAATTATCGGGGAGTCCACCCTCCGGGTGATAACAGGCAACGCCCCGGGAGGCAGTGTGTTTCATAATCTGGAGGTGCTTGAATATAATTCCACGTACGGCTTGAGTCTGCCCCCTGGAACGTATACCGATTGCCGGTTCGAGACTGCCGATACCGGAACGTTCGGAGCGGTCTTCATCAATACGGCCGGGAAATACGCGTTTAACAACTGCACCTTTGTCTCCGCTTCTATGGCAACGAATAATGTGATAGCGAACCATACAGAGCTCGATTTGTCTATTAAAAATTCAATCTTCGAGGTTCAGGGAACTGCCCCGGCGATCCGTGTCCAGGCCGTCAAAAAATTTGTGTTCGAAAATAACCTGGTCAACGCCTTTTATCTGGATAACAGCGATATTGAATTGATCAAGATCAATGATTATAGTAAACGCCAATTAAAAGCGACTGTGCGGAGCGCGGCGATTCGGGGGAACATGATTCGGAGCAATATGCCGGCCGCGGGAATATCGACCATCAACGCAGGGATCGGAGCGCCCGTGTATACGGTGGAGAACAATATTCTTCATACCGCGAAACTGGCTTTAAAACCGAACGATAAGTCCCAGAACAATCAGGTTGAATAA
- a CDS encoding YveK family protein, with the protein MNDESFTSDGKMAVREINLKETYGVLQRRWWIILVSIIICGVLGGLYVSRPKPDVYASSARIILSSSEINMRGTMLVMIREPIVMERVIKELGLRQSPESLRKQISVTSVDNSFVTLVTAFHEHPGLAAHISNAVVEAFKQVAAERLKFHGVILLSGAKEDPNPVPVNKPSYAGLYIALLAGAIAGVGLIYVMDSLDGSIRSARELERLLGLPVLGQMDCVRKREILRTMKSETIGHGGSGESLGT; encoded by the coding sequence ATGAACGATGAATCATTCACATCCGACGGCAAGATGGCGGTCAGAGAAATTAACTTGAAGGAAACATACGGTGTCCTTCAACGGCGTTGGTGGATCATTCTCGTATCTATCATCATTTGTGGCGTGTTGGGCGGTCTTTATGTTTCCAGGCCGAAGCCGGACGTGTATGCATCTTCAGCACGTATTATCCTGTCTTCCAGTGAAATAAACATGAGAGGGACTATGCTGGTCATGATCCGCGAACCGATCGTGATGGAGCGCGTGATCAAGGAATTGGGGTTGAGGCAGTCGCCCGAAAGTTTGCGAAAACAGATCTCCGTAACCAGCGTCGATAACTCATTCGTTACTTTGGTGACGGCTTTCCATGAACATCCCGGGCTGGCGGCTCACATCTCGAATGCGGTTGTCGAGGCTTTTAAGCAGGTGGCAGCCGAACGTTTAAAGTTTCATGGCGTAATCCTGCTAAGCGGAGCCAAAGAGGATCCCAACCCCGTTCCCGTGAATAAGCCGAGCTATGCAGGGCTGTATATTGCCCTGCTTGCAGGGGCCATTGCAGGCGTGGGCCTTATCTATGTGATGGATTCGCTGGACGGCTCCATACGTTCGGCGCGCGAATTGGAGAGATTGCTGGGATTGCCGGTACTGGGGCAAATGGACTGTGTGCGCAAAAGGGAGATCCTTCGCACGATGAAGAGCGAGACCATAGGTCATGGGGGAAGTGGTGAATCCCTTGGCACATGA
- a CDS encoding CpsD/CapB family tyrosine-protein kinase, protein MAHEQNRSNPILVDYSTITYHHASSAQADQFRVLRNNILFAVTDAPCASLAVTSPRPGNGTTTVAVNLSIAFAQRGDRVLLIDANVRRPAIHRILNVKAGPGLAEAVGQRAVIEEVIQETPIENLCVISSGSSVTELLDLCDSSFMDRLELTQDFDIVLVDCPSVLSASEASVLASGCRATLLVIENGRTSAEDALEAKRLLEFGHVRIAGTFFNKK, encoded by the coding sequence TTGGCACATGAGCAGAATCGTTCCAACCCTATACTCGTGGATTACAGCACGATAACTTATCATCATGCCTCTTCAGCCCAAGCGGACCAATTTCGCGTTCTGCGCAACAATATTCTGTTTGCGGTTACGGACGCCCCGTGTGCTTCGTTGGCGGTTACCTCGCCCCGGCCGGGAAACGGGACGACGACGGTGGCCGTCAATCTCTCCATTGCTTTCGCCCAGCGCGGCGATCGGGTGTTGTTGATTGATGCCAATGTTCGGCGTCCGGCCATCCACCGGATTCTGAACGTGAAGGCTGGCCCGGGGCTGGCAGAGGCTGTGGGACAGCGAGCGGTTATTGAGGAAGTAATCCAAGAGACTCCGATTGAGAACCTGTGTGTGATATCCAGTGGCTCATCGGTTACGGAGCTGCTGGATTTATGCGATTCATCGTTCATGGACCGGCTTGAGCTGACACAGGATTTTGATATCGTTCTGGTGGATTGCCCGTCCGTGCTGTCGGCCAGTGAAGCCAGTGTGCTGGCCAGCGGATGCAGGGCGACCTTGCTCGTGATTGAGAACGGCAGGACGTCTGCCGAGGATGCGCTTGAGGCCAAGAGGCTGCTGGAGTTCGGGCATGTCCGAATTGCGGGCACGTTTTTCAATAAAAAGTGA
- a CDS encoding polysaccharide biosynthesis protein has protein sequence MTYKQRLSLLAMLDSLIVLLSIYISYFLVSANVMVFADPLIVTSSVALLLGYHLFAFVYTLYKKAWEYASIGELIGIVKAVTLSIVTGVAVQYIAVQEFHVRLMAVTWMIMMILIGGSRFCWRLMRNVTPKQEQRSLYKRTLIVGAGSAGTMVARQLLHSPDQDMRPVAFVDDNRHKHGLDVLGVPVVGGTRAIEQIARDYQIELIVIAIPSLDKPGLKAIFDECAKTKAKTQIIPMIEDIASGKVSVSQFRDVQVEDLLGREPVELDLASISDCATGKVILVTGAGGSVGSEICRQISNFNPRKLILLGHGENSIYSIEMELQNLFKDKSIQFYTEIADLQDESKIVRVLNKHRPDVVYHAAAHKHVPLMQRHPEEAVKNNVIGTLNAAKASSQAGVSTFVMISTDKAVNPTNVMGATKRIAEMIIQYMDEISPTTFVAVRFGNVLGSRGSVIPLFKKQVERGGPVTVTHPDMVRYFMTIPEASRLVIQAGALARGGEIFVLDMGDPVKIVDLAKNVIRLSGYSVEEIGIEFTGIRPGEKLYEELLTEGEIHEQRAYPKIYIGKSSQVNFKEIEYLLQVYDKLPADELKQMLLDLANKKVKPRELVKTS, from the coding sequence TTGACTTACAAGCAAAGGCTTTCGCTGCTCGCCATGCTGGATTCGCTTATCGTCCTGTTATCGATTTACATCAGTTATTTTCTCGTGTCCGCGAACGTCATGGTATTCGCGGACCCGTTGATCGTAACTTCTTCCGTCGCGCTGCTGCTTGGATATCATCTGTTTGCTTTTGTGTACACCTTGTATAAGAAGGCGTGGGAATACGCCAGCATAGGTGAATTGATCGGCATCGTCAAAGCGGTCACGCTGTCTATTGTCACGGGTGTGGCGGTTCAATACATAGCTGTTCAGGAATTTCATGTACGGTTAATGGCTGTGACCTGGATGATCATGATGATCCTGATTGGGGGTTCGCGGTTTTGCTGGCGCTTAATGCGCAATGTTACCCCCAAGCAGGAGCAGCGAAGCCTGTACAAACGCACCTTGATCGTGGGCGCCGGCTCGGCGGGAACCATGGTGGCAAGGCAATTGCTTCATTCCCCGGATCAGGATATGAGGCCGGTGGCTTTTGTAGACGATAATCGGCACAAACATGGCTTGGACGTGTTGGGGGTTCCCGTCGTCGGCGGCACGCGTGCCATCGAACAGATTGCCAGGGACTATCAGATTGAACTTATTGTCATCGCCATCCCCTCTCTCGACAAACCCGGGCTGAAGGCTATTTTCGATGAGTGTGCGAAAACCAAGGCCAAAACCCAAATTATTCCCATGATTGAGGATATCGCCAGCGGCAAGGTGTCCGTCAGCCAGTTCAGGGATGTGCAGGTGGAAGATCTGTTGGGAAGGGAACCTGTGGAGCTTGATCTGGCAAGCATCAGCGATTGTGCAACAGGCAAAGTAATCCTGGTGACGGGAGCCGGCGGCTCTGTCGGCTCGGAAATATGCAGGCAAATATCGAATTTCAATCCTCGCAAGCTGATCCTTCTCGGGCACGGGGAGAACAGCATTTATTCCATTGAGATGGAACTCCAAAACCTTTTCAAGGATAAAAGCATTCAATTCTATACGGAGATTGCGGATTTGCAGGACGAGAGCAAAATTGTCCGCGTATTGAACAAGCACAGACCGGATGTCGTCTATCATGCCGCAGCCCATAAGCATGTTCCGCTGATGCAGCGGCACCCGGAGGAAGCGGTGAAAAACAATGTTATCGGCACTTTGAATGCGGCCAAGGCCTCCAGTCAGGCAGGCGTTTCGACGTTTGTTATGATCTCTACCGACAAAGCCGTCAATCCGACTAACGTCATGGGCGCAACGAAGCGGATCGCGGAGATGATCATTCAATACATGGACGAAATAAGCCCCACCACATTTGTAGCTGTGCGCTTCGGAAATGTTCTGGGAAGCCGGGGGAGCGTCATTCCGCTGTTCAAAAAGCAAGTCGAACGCGGGGGACCGGTCACGGTCACCCATCCGGATATGGTGCGTTATTTTATGACGATTCCGGAAGCCTCGCGTCTCGTTATTCAGGCCGGGGCTTTGGCCCGGGGCGGCGAGATTTTCGTGCTGGACATGGGCGATCCGGTGAAAATCGTGGATTTGGCCAAAAATGTGATTCGCCTGTCGGGATATTCCGTTGAGGAAATCGGAATCGAATTTACGGGGATCCGCCCGGGCGAGAAGCTGTATGAGGAGCTTTTGACAGAAGGCGAAATACATGAGCAGCGGGCATATCCCAAAATTTATATCGGGAAGTCTTCGCAGGTCAACTTCAAGGAAATCGAGTATCTGTTGCAAGTATACGACAAGCTGCCTGCTGATGAATTGAAACAGATGCTCCTTGATCTGGCCAACAAAAAAGTGAAGCCGAGGGAGCTAGTAAAGACGAGTTAG
- the galU gene encoding UTP--glucose-1-phosphate uridylyltransferase GalU encodes MSKVKKAIIPAAGLGTRFLPATKAMPKEMLPVVDKPTIQYIVEEAVESGIEDIIIVTGKGKRAIEDHFDNFLELEQVLFQKQKLDLLSEVQKPAQMVDIHYIRQKEPKGLGHAIWCARKFIGNEPFAVLLGDDIITAEKPCLQQMMEKYDRYHSSIIGVQRVRDEEVSRYGIVDGIKVEEALYQVKHLVEKPQQGTTLSNLAIMGRYILTPEIFRILARQAPGAGGEIQLTDALDTLNQAEAVYAYQFAGTRYDVGEKMGFIQTTIEFALQRDDLRGDLLNYMSHVLARETVNVE; translated from the coding sequence ATGAGCAAGGTGAAAAAAGCTATCATACCGGCGGCCGGACTTGGTACGCGTTTTCTGCCGGCTACGAAGGCAATGCCTAAGGAAATGCTTCCTGTCGTGGATAAACCAACGATTCAATATATCGTAGAGGAGGCCGTCGAATCCGGAATCGAGGATATTATTATCGTGACGGGCAAAGGGAAGCGCGCCATTGAAGATCACTTTGATAATTTCCTGGAGCTGGAGCAGGTGCTGTTCCAAAAACAAAAGCTGGATTTATTGAGCGAAGTACAGAAGCCGGCTCAGATGGTGGACATTCACTACATCCGGCAGAAAGAACCGAAAGGACTTGGGCATGCGATATGGTGCGCGCGCAAGTTCATAGGTAATGAGCCGTTCGCTGTCCTGCTTGGTGACGATATCATTACCGCGGAGAAGCCTTGCCTCCAACAGATGATGGAAAAGTACGACAGGTATCATTCATCGATTATCGGAGTCCAGCGCGTAAGAGATGAAGAGGTGTCACGCTATGGAATCGTGGACGGCATCAAAGTGGAGGAAGCGCTGTATCAAGTGAAGCATCTGGTGGAAAAGCCGCAGCAAGGCACGACGCTGTCCAATCTGGCCATTATGGGAAGATACATACTGACACCGGAGATTTTCCGTATTTTGGCCCGGCAGGCCCCCGGCGCCGGCGGCGAGATTCAGTTGACGGACGCATTAGACACCCTGAATCAGGCGGAAGCGGTGTATGCTTACCAATTTGCCGGAACCCGCTATGACGTGGGCGAGAAAATGGGATTTATTCAGACAACGATTGAATTTGCCTTACAACGCGACGATCTCCGCGGTGATCTGCTGAACTATATGTCCCATGTCCTGGCGAGGGAGACCGTGAATGTCGAATAA
- a CDS encoding glycosyltransferase family 4 protein translates to MSNKILFCATVDYHISSFHMPVLHWFKQRGWEIHIAAKGELELPAADRKFDIPFERSPFRWRNLEAYRQVKRLIEHHGYQIVHCHTPVGGVLARLASRRARRQGAQVIYTAHGFHFCRGAPLINWMLYYPVEKLLARSTDCLITINQEDYRLAVRRRFKAGRIEHVHGVGVSGERFYPALPEDKASLRERMSFDRNDILLFYAAEFNRNKNHQLLIHALARIRERAPQVRLLLAGEGALLEACKSVSVKLGVDRHVHFLGYRNDIPNLLHMSDIAVSGSLREGLPVQMMEAMACGLPVIATRNRGHLELVCDGRNGYIVPPQAAEQLAERIATLAASADLRENMGRESLQMFRKYEQKAVLHELGLIYESHMHNLTEGEEKACQVL, encoded by the coding sequence ATGTCGAATAAAATACTGTTCTGTGCCACGGTCGATTATCATATAAGCTCGTTCCATATGCCCGTGCTTCATTGGTTCAAACAACGGGGATGGGAGATTCATATCGCGGCGAAAGGCGAACTGGAGCTTCCGGCTGCAGACCGGAAGTTCGACATCCCCTTTGAACGTTCTCCCTTTCGCTGGCGGAATCTTGAAGCCTACCGGCAGGTAAAGCGGCTGATCGAGCATCATGGTTATCAGATTGTGCATTGCCATACCCCGGTGGGCGGTGTTCTGGCGCGTCTGGCCTCAAGACGTGCCCGGAGACAGGGGGCGCAGGTCATTTATACGGCGCACGGGTTTCATTTCTGCAGAGGTGCGCCGCTAATCAATTGGATGCTTTATTACCCGGTGGAGAAGCTCTTGGCCCGTTCGACCGATTGTCTCATTACGATCAATCAGGAGGACTACCGGTTGGCCGTTCGCCGGCGCTTCAAGGCGGGGCGTATTGAGCATGTGCATGGGGTTGGCGTGAGCGGCGAACGTTTTTATCCGGCACTTCCGGAAGACAAGGCAAGCCTGAGAGAGCGGATGTCATTCGATCGGAATGATATTTTATTATTTTATGCGGCCGAGTTCAACCGCAACAAGAATCATCAGCTGCTTATCCATGCCTTGGCCCGAATACGGGAGCGGGCCCCGCAAGTAAGACTGCTCTTGGCGGGAGAGGGCGCGTTGCTGGAAGCCTGCAAAAGTGTATCCGTGAAATTGGGCGTGGATCGGCATGTTCACTTTCTCGGGTATCGGAACGATATTCCCAATCTGCTGCATATGAGTGACATTGCCGTCTCCGGCAGCTTGAGGGAAGGACTGCCGGTTCAGATGATGGAGGCGATGGCCTGCGGGCTTCCGGTCATCGCCACCCGGAACCGAGGGCATCTGGAGCTGGTATGCGACGGACGGAACGGTTATATTGTTCCTCCTCAGGCTGCTGAGCAATTGGCGGAACGCATCGCAACCCTTGCGGCTTCCGCTGACCTGCGGGAGAACATGGGGAGGGAAAGTCTTCAGATGTTCCGGAAGTATGAGCAGAAGGCGGTTCTCCATGAGCTGGGGCTGATCTATGAATCCCATATGCACAACTTGACGGAAGGGGAGGAAAAAGCATGTCAGGTCCTGTAA
- a CDS encoding glycosyltransferase family 1 protein, with product MSGPVRVLHAVVNMNRGGAETLIMNLYRNLDRSKIQFDFLTCKPGVYDRQIERMGGKIYRIPYISGVGVIGYWQALSSFFKDHAGYRLIHAHMDKMSGWVLKAARQAGIPCRIAHSHNTRSEGGLAAKAFKWYAGQSISSSATHLLACSQAAACWLFKHSSDTAGIVKNGIEQERFCFRSEVRDAVRKELGIGESAFVLGHVGRFQHQKNHAYLIDVYAKARPMLNDSVLLLAGDGPLRDELQRQTERLKLENSVRFLGVRSDIDRLLQALDLFVFPSRHEGLPLTLVEAQGAGLPCIISDNVTREVDLGLGLIQSLSLKDQQAWVERVFEAARAGAGREIPADALRMQGYDIRDTARWLENYYLSMVR from the coding sequence ATGTCAGGTCCTGTAAGAGTGCTCCATGCGGTCGTCAATATGAACCGGGGCGGGGCGGAGACCCTGATCATGAATTTGTACCGCAACCTGGATCGAAGCAAGATTCAGTTCGATTTCCTCACCTGCAAGCCGGGGGTATACGACCGTCAAATTGAACGGATGGGCGGCAAGATATACCGGATTCCGTATATTTCAGGCGTTGGCGTCATAGGGTATTGGCAGGCATTGAGCAGCTTCTTCAAGGATCATGCCGGCTACAGACTCATTCACGCTCATATGGACAAGATGAGCGGTTGGGTTCTGAAGGCGGCGCGTCAGGCAGGCATTCCCTGCCGCATTGCGCACAGCCATAATACGAGGAGCGAAGGAGGCTTGGCCGCCAAGGCATTCAAATGGTACGCGGGCCAAAGCATATCTTCATCGGCAACTCATCTCTTGGCCTGTTCGCAAGCCGCTGCCTGTTGGCTCTTCAAGCACAGTTCAGACACGGCAGGCATCGTGAAGAATGGAATAGAACAAGAGCGTTTTTGCTTCCGTTCCGAAGTAAGGGATGCCGTGAGAAAGGAGTTGGGGATTGGCGAGAGCGCCTTTGTTCTGGGGCATGTCGGTCGCTTCCAGCATCAGAAGAATCATGCGTATCTGATTGATGTGTATGCCAAGGCGAGGCCCATGCTGAACGACTCCGTGCTTCTTCTGGCAGGTGATGGTCCGCTGCGCGATGAATTGCAGCGCCAGACGGAACGTTTGAAGCTGGAGAACAGCGTGCGTTTTCTGGGCGTGCGAAGCGATATCGACAGATTGCTTCAGGCATTGGATCTGTTTGTTTTTCCCTCGCGCCATGAGGGCCTGCCGTTGACGTTGGTCGAAGCTCAAGGGGCAGGACTTCCCTGCATTATTTCGGATAACGTCACGCGGGAAGTTGATCTGGGGCTGGGGCTAATTCAGTCTCTATCCTTAAAAGATCAGCAGGCTTGGGTGGAACGGGTGTTTGAAGCTGCCCGCGCCGGCGCCGGCAGGGAGATTCCAGCGGATGCCCTGCGGATGCAAGGGTATGATATCCGCGACACCGCACGCTGGCTTGAGAATTATTATTTATCGATGGTGAGGTAG